The Gordonia sp. KTR9 genome contains a region encoding:
- a CDS encoding heme/hemin ABC transporter substrate-binding protein, which produces MRTRGLRAALVMVLTVLSLSACFVTPIEQDRHSPGASLRSGPQTATLAESDVTPVVENPAPRLPATVDSLRYGDVTVGDADRIIAVDINGTLGNIVYALGLGSRVVGRDTSTAFPSARSLPVVTNRGHSLNAESVLALDPSVLLVSESTVPTTAVDQIRDSGVAVVVFPAARDLESNDTLMRSVAAALGVPDAGEKLVARTDAQIEEARELVPDPSGDPTMAFLYIRGRNLLLLAGPGSGADDLIEALGGRDAGAAADLTGAFTAISAEAMITADPDVILVMTQGAATVGGPAGVLTLPGVADTEAGRNSRVVQMDETQILAFGPEVGLVLGALARSIYA; this is translated from the coding sequence GTGCGGACCAGGGGGTTGCGGGCGGCGCTCGTGATGGTGCTGACCGTCCTGAGCCTGTCGGCATGCTTCGTCACCCCGATCGAGCAAGACCGGCACTCGCCGGGTGCGTCGCTGCGCTCCGGTCCGCAGACCGCCACACTCGCGGAGTCCGACGTCACCCCCGTCGTCGAGAATCCCGCCCCTCGGCTGCCCGCCACCGTCGACTCACTCCGGTACGGCGACGTGACCGTCGGCGACGCCGACCGGATCATCGCCGTCGACATCAACGGGACCCTCGGCAACATCGTGTACGCCCTCGGACTCGGGTCCCGCGTAGTGGGGCGCGACACATCCACCGCCTTTCCCTCGGCGAGGTCGCTGCCGGTGGTGACCAACCGCGGACACAGCCTCAACGCGGAATCCGTTCTCGCACTCGACCCGAGCGTGCTGCTCGTCAGCGAGTCGACCGTGCCGACCACCGCGGTCGACCAGATCCGCGACTCCGGGGTCGCCGTTGTGGTCTTCCCGGCCGCCCGCGATCTCGAGTCGAACGACACCCTGATGCGCTCGGTCGCCGCCGCGCTCGGTGTCCCCGACGCGGGCGAGAAGCTCGTCGCCCGGACCGACGCCCAGATCGAGGAAGCGCGCGAACTGGTGCCGGACCCGTCCGGAGATCCCACGATGGCGTTCCTCTACATCCGTGGACGCAACCTGCTGCTGCTGGCCGGGCCCGGATCGGGCGCCGACGACCTGATCGAGGCGCTCGGCGGCCGGGATGCCGGTGCGGCTGCCGATCTCACCGGCGCGTTCACCGCGATCAGCGCCGAGGCCATGATCACCGCCGACCCGGACGTCATCCTCGTGATGACCCAGGGCGCGGCGACGGTCGGCGGACCCGCTGGGGTCCTGACGTTGCCGGGTGTGGCCGACACCGAAGCCGGCCGAAACTCACGGGTCGTCCAGATGGACGAGACCCAGATCCTGGCGTTCGGACCCGAGGTCGGACTCGTGCTCGGCGCCCTCGCGAGGTCGATCTACGCATGA
- the map gene encoding type I methionyl aminopeptidase, which yields MPVRSALTPGIVSPIRSVPDSIERPEYVWKPTVDEGHEPWVQTAETIEKMRIASKIAANALAEAGKAVAPGVTTDELDAIAHEYMIDHGAYPSTLGYKDFPKSCCTSLNEVICHGIPDSTVIEDGDIVNIDVTAYIHGVHGDTNATFLAGDVDQEAVDLVERTRIATERAIKAVKPGRELNVVGRVIESYANRFGYTVVRDFTGHGIGETFHNGLIVLHYDEPNVDTVLEPGMVFTIEPMINLGALPWEMWDDGWTVVTADRRWTAQFEHTLVVTDDGAEVLTLPDN from the coding sequence ATGCCAGTTCGTAGTGCCCTCACGCCGGGGATCGTGTCGCCCATCCGGTCCGTGCCCGACTCCATCGAACGTCCCGAGTACGTGTGGAAGCCGACGGTCGACGAAGGGCACGAGCCCTGGGTGCAGACGGCCGAGACCATCGAGAAGATGCGCATCGCGAGCAAGATCGCGGCCAACGCTCTCGCCGAGGCAGGCAAGGCCGTCGCCCCGGGCGTGACCACCGATGAGCTCGACGCGATCGCGCACGAGTACATGATCGATCACGGCGCGTACCCGTCGACCTTGGGCTACAAGGACTTCCCGAAGTCGTGCTGCACGTCGCTCAACGAGGTCATCTGCCACGGCATCCCGGACTCGACCGTGATCGAGGACGGGGACATCGTCAACATCGACGTCACCGCCTACATCCACGGTGTGCACGGTGACACCAACGCGACCTTCCTCGCCGGCGACGTCGACCAGGAGGCCGTCGATCTCGTCGAACGGACCCGGATCGCGACCGAACGGGCCATCAAGGCCGTGAAGCCGGGCCGCGAGCTAAATGTCGTCGGACGGGTCATCGAGTCCTACGCAAATCGTTTCGGCTACACGGTCGTGCGCGATTTCACCGGCCACGGCATCGGTGAGACTTTTCACAACGGGCTGATCGTGCTGCACTACGACGAGCCGAACGTCGACACGGTCCTCGAACCGGGGATGGTGTTCACCATCGAGCCGATGATCAATCTCGGCGCGCTGCCATGGGAGATGTGGGACGACGGCTGGACCGTCGTGACCGCCGACCGCCGGTGGACCGCGCAGTTCGAGCACACCCTCGTCGTCACCGACGACGGAGCCGAGGTCCTCACGCTTCCCGACAACTGA
- a CDS encoding protein kinase domain-containing protein: MKPGSVFAGYRVLSLLGHGGMGQVWLVEHPTLGRREALKIISPNPADPSFAERFRNEARTAAALDHPGIVTVYTHGVENGSPWFSMTYLDGDDLTAVPILPVADVVTIVGKVADALDYAHTQRVIHRDIKPANIVIARGSDGRITRVTVLDFGIARLMDGAKMTATNLFVGTLAYAAPEILTGEAAIPASDQYALACTTFQLLTGSQPFPGQTPMALIAGHVNTPPPRISGRRPDLGYLDPVFARALAKNPADRFSSCSEFAAALARAVETAPTASTPPFGQHQPPGRPQQLPPTQHPPTQHAPVHPAAAHRAPPPGGGQYAPFPAYGPGGPRLGHPTGPHGPGPGQRGSGSRTAWIIAAVLGVIVLVVGVVGAAIALGGSESDSPTTVAGSSTSGPSTSGSPAGSGTFDSIASSGDSTCAVRDGRLYCWGGNERGTLGDGTTTDRPRPVAITGISDVSAVSMGGLGTTCAISSGDLYCWGYGVGQPGQNVPLPTKVTGLSRVSAVSVGLTICAISDGDAYCWRNNASGQVGNGSTGSVDVPTRVAGLTDVTAVSTSHTTSCAIAGGSAYCWGNNREGQIGDGTTIDRLTPTRVLGLDSPASISASLYSTCAVAGSGGVFCWGQNTSGQLGDGTEQNRRTPTRIDVRGATEVSTAAYGGCAAAGSSAYCWGSRSDQPDKSPDRVNGLSGVTEVTTGSANVCAVADDEMYCWGLNGKGQLGNGTTTTSSEPQPVRFPA; this comes from the coding sequence GTGAAGCCCGGATCCGTGTTCGCCGGGTATCGCGTTCTCTCGCTGCTCGGGCACGGCGGCATGGGACAGGTCTGGCTCGTCGAACATCCGACCCTGGGCCGGCGCGAGGCGCTCAAGATCATCTCGCCCAATCCCGCCGACCCCAGCTTCGCCGAGCGGTTCCGCAACGAGGCCCGCACCGCGGCGGCACTCGATCATCCCGGCATCGTGACGGTCTACACGCACGGCGTGGAGAACGGCAGTCCGTGGTTCTCGATGACCTACCTCGACGGCGACGACCTCACCGCCGTACCGATCCTGCCGGTCGCGGATGTGGTGACCATCGTCGGCAAGGTCGCCGATGCCCTCGACTACGCGCACACACAGCGCGTCATCCACCGCGACATCAAACCCGCGAACATCGTGATCGCGCGGGGATCCGACGGCCGGATCACGCGGGTCACCGTGCTCGACTTCGGCATCGCCCGCCTGATGGACGGCGCCAAGATGACCGCCACCAATCTGTTCGTCGGCACCCTCGCCTATGCCGCACCCGAAATCCTCACCGGCGAGGCGGCCATACCGGCGTCGGACCAGTACGCGCTCGCGTGCACCACCTTCCAGCTGCTCACAGGATCACAACCCTTCCCCGGCCAGACCCCGATGGCCTTGATCGCCGGCCACGTCAACACACCCCCACCGCGGATCTCCGGGCGTCGACCCGATCTCGGATATCTGGATCCCGTGTTCGCGCGCGCCCTCGCCAAGAACCCCGCCGACCGGTTCTCGTCCTGTTCCGAGTTCGCCGCTGCCCTCGCCCGGGCCGTCGAGACCGCACCGACGGCGTCCACGCCGCCGTTCGGGCAGCACCAGCCCCCTGGTCGCCCCCAGCAGCTTCCCCCCACCCAGCATCCGCCCACCCAGCACGCGCCGGTACACCCCGCCGCTGCCCACCGGGCCCCGCCGCCCGGCGGTGGTCAGTACGCACCGTTCCCCGCCTACGGTCCCGGCGGCCCGCGTCTCGGCCATCCGACCGGACCGCATGGGCCCGGCCCCGGGCAACGGGGATCCGGCTCGCGGACCGCATGGATCATCGCCGCGGTCCTCGGTGTCATCGTCCTCGTCGTCGGGGTCGTCGGAGCCGCCATCGCCCTCGGCGGATCGGAGTCGGATTCCCCGACGACGGTCGCCGGGTCGTCGACGTCGGGGCCCAGCACGTCCGGTTCCCCGGCCGGCAGCGGCACCTTCGATTCCATCGCGTCCAGCGGGGACAGTACGTGCGCGGTACGCGACGGCCGGCTGTACTGCTGGGGCGGCAACGAGCGGGGCACGCTGGGCGACGGCACGACCACCGACCGCCCGCGGCCCGTCGCGATCACCGGCATCTCCGATGTGTCCGCGGTCAGCATGGGCGGTCTCGGAACAACCTGCGCGATCAGTTCCGGCGACCTCTACTGCTGGGGCTACGGCGTCGGACAGCCGGGCCAGAACGTGCCGCTCCCGACGAAGGTGACCGGCCTGTCACGGGTGTCGGCGGTGTCGGTCGGGTTGACGATCTGCGCGATCAGCGACGGCGACGCCTACTGCTGGCGCAACAACGCCAGCGGGCAGGTGGGTAACGGCAGCACCGGCTCGGTGGACGTGCCGACCCGCGTCGCCGGGTTGACGGACGTGACCGCCGTCTCCACCTCGCACACCACCAGCTGCGCGATCGCCGGCGGCTCCGCGTACTGCTGGGGCAACAACCGGGAAGGCCAGATCGGTGACGGCACCACGATCGACCGCCTGACCCCGACGCGGGTTCTCGGTCTCGATTCGCCGGCGTCGATCAGCGCGAGCCTCTACTCGACATGTGCGGTGGCCGGCTCCGGTGGCGTGTTCTGCTGGGGCCAGAACACCAGCGGCCAGCTCGGCGACGGCACCGAGCAGAACCGGCGGACCCCGACCCGGATCGACGTCCGCGGGGCCACCGAGGTGTCGACCGCGGCGTACGGCGGATGCGCAGCCGCCGGCAGTTCCGCCTATTGCTGGGGGTCGCGCAGCGATCAGCCCGACAAGAGCCCGGACCGCGTCAACGGACTGTCCGGGGTCACCGAGGTCACCACCGGGTCGGCGAACGTGTGCGCCGTCGCCGACGACGAGATGTACTGCTGGGGCCTCAACGGGAAGGGTCAGCTCGGCAACGGGACGACCACGACGAGCAGCGAACCGCAGCCCGTCCGGTTCCCCGCCTGA
- a CDS encoding cobyric acid synthase yields the protein MDAVGGAVLVGGTSSDAGKSLIVAGLCRALHRTGVRVAPFKAQNMSNNSVVTLDGGEIGRAQALQAFASGLEPSTRFNPVLLKPGSDRRSHVILRGRPAGDVGAADYLQWRARLRVVVADELAGLRRDFDVVICEGAGSVAEINLRANDIANLGLAQAARLPVLLVTDIDRGGSLAHLFGTTAVLDDADQRLIAGYVINKFRGDPSILEPGLRQVEAITGRPTLGVVPFADDLWLDAEDSLAAPVGRRVGPPRSFTESGPTVGARLRVAAIRLPRISNSTDVEALACEPGVDVTWVDDPAGVAAADLVVVPGTRATVADLDWVRARGIGEALTERAARGRPIVAVCGGFQMLGRTLDDRVESGRGRVPGLGLFDLDIEFDADKTVRQVTGAGGSAGDPASAVAISGYEIHHGRVTRSAEDTWIVDDRHGPEGAIRGALRGTHWHGLLACNDFRRRLLTDVATEAGVRGFRVAPDTDVDAERRRQVDQMADLVTEHLDLDAVTRLIEQGPPRNPPIIRHHLDAL from the coding sequence GTGGACGCAGTCGGTGGCGCAGTGCTCGTGGGCGGTACGAGCAGCGATGCCGGGAAGAGCCTGATCGTCGCCGGGCTGTGCCGGGCGCTGCACCGAACCGGCGTGCGCGTCGCACCGTTCAAGGCGCAGAACATGTCGAACAACTCGGTGGTCACCCTCGACGGCGGCGAGATCGGTCGCGCGCAGGCGTTGCAGGCCTTCGCGAGCGGACTCGAGCCGTCCACCCGGTTCAACCCGGTGCTGCTGAAGCCGGGCAGTGACCGCCGCTCGCACGTCATCCTGCGCGGCCGCCCGGCCGGCGACGTCGGGGCCGCCGACTATCTTCAGTGGCGGGCACGACTGCGTGTCGTCGTCGCCGACGAACTGGCCGGTCTGCGACGCGATTTCGACGTGGTCATCTGTGAGGGCGCGGGTTCGGTCGCGGAGATCAACCTGCGCGCCAACGACATCGCCAATCTCGGTCTGGCACAGGCGGCTCGGCTTCCGGTGTTGCTGGTGACCGACATCGACCGGGGTGGCTCGCTGGCACACCTGTTCGGGACCACCGCGGTTCTCGACGACGCCGATCAGCGCCTGATCGCCGGGTACGTGATCAACAAGTTCCGCGGCGACCCCTCGATCCTCGAACCGGGGCTCCGCCAGGTGGAGGCGATCACGGGGCGGCCGACGCTCGGTGTCGTGCCGTTCGCCGACGACCTGTGGCTCGACGCCGAGGACTCCCTCGCCGCACCCGTCGGGCGACGCGTCGGGCCACCGCGCTCGTTCACCGAGTCCGGCCCGACGGTGGGCGCCCGGTTGCGTGTCGCGGCCATCCGGTTGCCGCGGATATCGAACTCGACCGACGTCGAGGCGCTGGCCTGCGAACCCGGTGTCGACGTCACCTGGGTCGACGACCCGGCCGGGGTGGCGGCCGCCGACCTCGTCGTCGTGCCCGGTACCCGGGCCACCGTCGCCGACCTCGACTGGGTCCGGGCGCGCGGCATCGGGGAGGCGCTGACCGAACGCGCCGCCCGCGGACGTCCGATCGTCGCCGTCTGCGGCGGATTCCAGATGCTCGGCCGAACACTCGACGACCGGGTCGAATCCGGTCGCGGGCGTGTGCCCGGGCTGGGGTTGTTCGACCTCGACATCGAGTTCGACGCCGACAAGACCGTGCGGCAGGTCACCGGCGCCGGCGGATCGGCCGGTGACCCGGCGTCCGCGGTCGCGATCAGCGGTTACGAGATCCATCACGGACGGGTGACCCGCTCGGCGGAGGACACGTGGATCGTCGACGACCGGCACGGACCGGAGGGTGCGATCCGGGGGGCCCTACGGGGTACGCACTGGCACGGATTGCTGGCGTGCAACGACTTCCGTCGCCGTCTCCTCACCGACGTGGCGACCGAGGCCGGGGTGCGCGGGTTCCGCGTGGCACCGGACACCGATGTCGACGCCGAACGTCGCCGGCAGGTCGACCAGATGGCCGACCTCGTCACCGAACATCTCGACCTTGACGCCGTGACGCGTCTCATCGAACAAGGGCCGCCGCGCAATCCGCCGATCATCCGGCACCACCTCGATGCTCTGTAG
- a CDS encoding alpha/beta fold hydrolase, translated as MTVNGLTFDVRIGGPEAGPWVLLLHGFPVNGSCYDQVLPRLHESGLRTLVIDQRGYSPGARPSQVDDYHLTHLVSDAIGVLDALGIGYAILVGHDWGGILAWHLAGKYPDRFTGLVVGSTGHPSAMRDALAGSDQRERSSYILDFVADGAEEKLLADDGAQLRAVGITEDELAPLREPGALTAALNWYRANFTGDIKATMACPPVEIPTTLLWSDADTALGREQAQGSGRYVYGDFRFCELAGVDHWIPQHAAPALASEIALRSTIF; from the coding sequence GTGACCGTGAACGGCCTCACCTTCGACGTCCGGATCGGGGGGCCGGAGGCCGGCCCGTGGGTTCTGTTGCTGCACGGCTTCCCGGTGAACGGAAGCTGCTATGACCAGGTTCTGCCGCGCCTGCACGAGTCGGGCCTGCGCACCCTGGTGATCGACCAGCGCGGGTACAGCCCGGGCGCGCGGCCGTCCCAGGTGGACGACTACCACCTCACCCACCTCGTCTCCGATGCGATCGGCGTGCTCGACGCGCTCGGCATCGGCTACGCGATCCTGGTCGGACACGACTGGGGCGGCATCCTCGCGTGGCATCTCGCCGGGAAGTACCCCGACCGGTTCACCGGACTCGTCGTCGGGAGCACCGGGCATCCGTCGGCGATGCGCGACGCGCTCGCCGGCAGCGATCAGCGCGAACGCTCCTCGTACATCCTCGATTTCGTCGCCGACGGGGCAGAGGAGAAGCTCCTCGCCGACGACGGTGCGCAGCTGCGGGCCGTGGGGATCACCGAGGACGAGCTCGCCCCGTTGCGGGAGCCCGGCGCCCTGACCGCGGCGCTGAACTGGTACCGCGCGAACTTCACCGGCGACATCAAGGCGACGATGGCGTGCCCGCCGGTGGAGATCCCGACGACGCTGCTGTGGAGCGACGCCGACACCGCGCTGGGTCGCGAACAGGCACAGGGGAGCGGGCGGTACGTCTACGGCGACTTCCGTTTCTGCGAACTCGCCGGCGTGGACCACTGGATTCCGCAGCACGCCGCTCCGGCCCTCGCCAGCGAGATCGCCCTGCGCTCAACCATTTTCTGA
- a CDS encoding mycothione reductase, which yields MTATQVVDLAIIGSGSGNAIPDDRFADKTLAIFEEGVYGGTCLNVGCIPTKMFVYASEVAEIATHGARLGVHAKVDSVDWPGIVDRVFGRIDPLSQGGKEYRVDRCDNITVYDSHVEFDGRDDDGRYRLVTRDGDTVLAAEVVLAAGSRAVIPQVIADSGVTYYTNNDVMRLAELPERLIIAGSGYIAAEFAHVFGALGSHVTVIARGPALLRKQDADISNRFTQVAREKWDVRLETTITDAEDLPDGGVRVGLSDGTSLEADVLLVATGRRPNGDRLNLGSVGIELDEEGRVRCDAHGRTAARGVWTLGDVSSPYQLKHVANHEQRVVQANLLKGWDATDLDSFDHRYVPAAVFTHPQIASVGLTEAQALDAGLDIAVKVQAYGDVAYGWAMEDTTGFCKLIAERGTGRLLGAHLIGPQAPTVIQPVIQAMHFGQTAHELARGQYWIHPAMPEVLENALLGLEI from the coding sequence ATGACCGCCACACAGGTCGTCGACCTGGCCATCATCGGCTCCGGGAGCGGCAACGCCATCCCCGACGACCGGTTCGCGGACAAGACCCTCGCGATCTTCGAGGAGGGCGTCTACGGCGGCACCTGCCTCAACGTGGGCTGCATCCCGACCAAGATGTTCGTCTACGCGTCCGAGGTGGCCGAGATCGCCACCCACGGCGCGCGCCTGGGCGTGCACGCCAAGGTCGACTCGGTCGACTGGCCGGGCATCGTCGACCGCGTGTTCGGCCGCATCGACCCGTTGTCGCAGGGCGGCAAGGAGTACCGGGTCGACCGCTGCGACAACATCACCGTCTACGACTCCCATGTGGAGTTCGACGGGCGGGACGACGACGGCCGGTACCGGCTGGTCACGAGGGACGGCGACACGGTCCTCGCCGCCGAGGTGGTGCTGGCGGCCGGCTCGCGCGCGGTCATCCCCCAGGTCATCGCCGACTCGGGCGTCACCTACTACACCAACAACGACGTGATGCGTCTCGCCGAGCTGCCCGAACGCCTGATCATCGCCGGAAGCGGTTACATCGCCGCGGAATTCGCGCATGTCTTCGGCGCGCTGGGTTCCCACGTGACGGTCATCGCGCGTGGACCGGCATTGCTGCGCAAGCAGGACGCCGACATCTCCAACCGCTTCACCCAGGTGGCCAGGGAGAAGTGGGACGTGCGCCTGGAGACCACGATCACCGACGCCGAGGACCTGCCCGACGGCGGTGTCCGCGTGGGGCTTTCCGACGGCACCTCACTCGAGGCCGACGTGCTCCTGGTCGCGACGGGCCGCCGGCCCAACGGCGACCGGCTCAACCTCGGTTCCGTCGGCATCGAACTCGACGAGGAGGGCCGCGTGCGCTGCGATGCACACGGCCGCACCGCCGCCCGCGGCGTGTGGACCCTCGGCGACGTCAGCTCGCCCTACCAGCTCAAGCACGTCGCCAACCACGAGCAGCGGGTCGTCCAGGCCAACCTCCTGAAGGGTTGGGACGCAACCGATCTGGACTCCTTCGACCATCGGTACGTACCGGCCGCGGTGTTCACCCACCCGCAGATCGCGTCGGTGGGGCTGACCGAGGCCCAGGCGCTCGACGCCGGCCTCGACATCGCCGTCAAGGTCCAGGCCTACGGCGACGTCGCCTACGGCTGGGCCATGGAGGACACCACCGGATTCTGCAAGCTGATCGCCGAACGCGGCACCGGCCGGCTGCTGGGCGCACACCTCATCGGTCCGCAGGCACCCACCGTCATCCAGCCGGTCATCCAGGCGATGCACTTCGGACAGACCGCACACGAGCTGGCCCGCGGGCAGTACTGGATCCACCCGGCGATGCCCGAGGTCCTCGAGAACGCGCTGCTCGGCCTGGAGATCTGA
- a CDS encoding alpha/beta hydrolase, with the protein MLAGVSVSAAADWRPDRFLDAYRQRVLPLGPDPDGESPVTATLVRRAETSPARGAVLYVHGFTDYFFHEPLADFFVDRGYAFYAVDLRKCGRSRQSHHTPHFTTDLAMYDEELNASLRIILDEVGPDCRVVVAGHSTGGLVTALWLDRLRQREPALHAAVDGLLLNSPWFDLQGDAVLRTLPVTLLIKAVAAVAPTRVIPKELSQAYGESLHDSAHGEWNYDLSAKPLGGFPVTFGFLDAVRSGQRRLHHGIDVGVPALVLRSDKTHFAKTYSPSTDHADAVLDVTHIARWSGCLGGRVTAVPIPDARHDVFLSVAHAREHAYREVDHWLSAVLSTESENPL; encoded by the coding sequence ATGCTGGCTGGCGTGAGCGTATCCGCCGCCGCCGACTGGCGGCCCGACCGATTCCTCGACGCCTACCGGCAACGCGTGCTCCCGCTGGGACCCGACCCCGACGGCGAGTCGCCGGTCACCGCGACCCTGGTGCGCCGCGCCGAGACGTCACCCGCACGCGGCGCGGTGCTGTACGTCCACGGCTTCACCGATTACTTCTTCCACGAGCCGCTCGCCGATTTCTTCGTCGACCGCGGTTACGCGTTCTATGCCGTCGATCTCCGGAAATGCGGACGTTCGCGGCAGTCGCACCACACGCCGCACTTCACCACCGACCTCGCGATGTACGACGAGGAGCTCAACGCCTCGTTGCGGATCATCCTCGACGAGGTGGGCCCCGACTGCCGGGTCGTGGTGGCCGGCCACTCGACCGGCGGCCTCGTCACCGCGCTCTGGCTCGACCGGTTGCGGCAGCGCGAGCCGGCCCTGCACGCCGCGGTCGACGGACTCCTGCTCAACTCGCCGTGGTTCGACCTGCAGGGCGACGCGGTCCTGCGCACGCTGCCGGTCACACTGCTGATCAAGGCGGTCGCCGCCGTCGCGCCGACAAGGGTGATCCCGAAAGAACTCTCGCAGGCCTACGGCGAGAGCCTGCACGACAGCGCCCACGGCGAGTGGAACTATGACCTGTCGGCGAAACCGCTCGGCGGATTCCCGGTCACCTTCGGTTTCCTCGACGCGGTGCGCAGCGGCCAGCGCCGCCTGCACCACGGTATCGACGTCGGCGTCCCCGCCCTTGTATTACGTTCGGACAAAACGCATTTTGCCAAGACCTACTCCCCGTCCACCGATCATGCCGATGCCGTCCTCGACGTCACCCACATCGCGCGCTGGAGCGGTTGCCTCGGCGGCCGGGTGACCGCGGTGCCGATCCCCGACGCCCGGCATGACGTATTCCTCTCCGTCGCGCATGCTCGTGAGCACGCCTACCGCGAGGTCGACCACTGGCTGTCCGCCGTCCTCTCAACCGAAAGCGAGAATCCCCTATGA
- the mqo gene encoding malate dehydrogenase (quinone) yields the protein MSKTEITTDVALVGAGIMSATLGALLRQLQPDWSISLFEQLDAAAAESSDPWNNAGTGHSALCELNYTPKTADGDVNIDKALTINEQFQVSRQFWAHAVDSGILGDPSEFINPIPHVAFTHGAEGQKYLRKRYDNLASQTLFEGMEFIDDPAEFSERLPLMSHGRDFADPVALNWFDQGTDVDFGALTQQLLNYVAQGADIYFGHSVTNLSKQSDGSWIVKVRNGRTGQKLSVHAKFVFVGAGGGALHLLQKSGIKEAKGFGGFPVSGEFFRCTNPDLVAEHHAKVYGQAAVGAPPMSVPHLDTRVINHKPGLLFGPYAGWSPKFLKSGKITDLPASIKPGNLLPMMSIAPKEFGLLKYLISELAAGPADRVKTLSEFVPRALGADWELITAGQRVQVIRKTGVGGQLEFGTAVVAAGDGTIAGLLGASPGASTAVPAMLSVLEQCFPEEYAGWTSKLSGIIPSFGQKLNGNRDLYRQVWDWTNKSLQLTERNETPAETGRLAPATAG from the coding sequence GTGTCGAAAACGGAGATCACGACCGACGTCGCGTTGGTGGGTGCGGGAATCATGAGTGCCACGCTGGGAGCGCTGCTCCGGCAGCTCCAGCCCGACTGGTCGATCAGCCTGTTCGAGCAGCTCGACGCGGCCGCCGCGGAGAGCAGCGACCCGTGGAACAACGCCGGCACCGGCCATTCGGCGCTGTGTGAGCTCAACTACACGCCGAAGACGGCCGACGGTGACGTCAACATCGACAAGGCGCTCACCATCAACGAGCAGTTCCAGGTGTCGCGCCAGTTCTGGGCCCACGCGGTCGACAGCGGCATCCTCGGTGACCCGTCGGAGTTCATCAACCCGATCCCGCACGTCGCGTTCACCCACGGCGCGGAGGGGCAGAAGTACCTCCGCAAGCGCTACGACAACCTCGCCTCGCAGACCCTGTTCGAGGGCATGGAGTTCATCGACGACCCGGCCGAGTTCAGCGAGCGGCTGCCGCTGATGTCCCACGGACGCGACTTCGCCGACCCGGTCGCACTGAACTGGTTCGACCAGGGCACCGATGTCGACTTCGGCGCACTGACCCAGCAGCTCCTCAACTACGTCGCGCAGGGCGCCGACATCTACTTCGGCCACTCGGTCACCAACCTGTCCAAGCAGTCCGACGGCAGCTGGATCGTGAAGGTCCGCAACGGGCGGACCGGCCAGAAGCTGTCCGTGCACGCGAAGTTCGTGTTCGTCGGCGCCGGCGGTGGTGCACTGCACCTGCTGCAGAAGTCGGGGATCAAAGAAGCCAAGGGGTTCGGCGGATTCCCGGTCTCCGGTGAGTTCTTCCGCTGCACGAATCCCGATCTCGTCGCCGAGCACCACGCGAAGGTCTACGGACAGGCCGCCGTCGGTGCGCCGCCGATGTCGGTGCCCCACCTCGACACCCGCGTCATCAACCACAAGCCCGGCCTGCTGTTCGGTCCGTACGCCGGCTGGTCGCCCAAATTCCTCAAGAGCGGCAAGATCACCGATCTGCCCGCGTCGATCAAGCCGGGCAACCTGCTCCCGATGATGTCGATCGCGCCGAAGGAGTTCGGCCTGCTCAAGTACCTCATCAGCGAGCTCGCCGCCGGCCCCGCCGACCGGGTCAAGACGCTGTCGGAATTCGTCCCCCGCGCGCTCGGCGCCGACTGGGAGCTCATCACCGCCGGACAGCGCGTACAGGTCATCCGCAAGACCGGCGTCGGTGGGCAGCTCGAGTTCGGCACCGCGGTCGTGGCGGCCGGTGACGGCACGATCGCCGGCCTCCTGGGGGCGTCGCCCGGCGCCTCGACCGCCGTCCCGGCGATGCTCTCGGTGCTCGAGCAGTGCTTCCCCGAGGAGTACGCGGGCTGGACGTCGAAGCTGTCCGGGATCATCCCGTCCTTCGGCCAGAAACTGAACGGCAACCGGGACCTGTACCGCCAGGTCTGGGACTGGACGAACAAGTCGCTGCAGCTGACCGAGCGCAACGAGACCCCCGCCGAGACCGGCCGGCTCGCGCCCGCCACCGCCGGCTGA